In the genome of Streptomyces collinus, one region contains:
- a CDS encoding VOC family protein produces MYQQMIFVNLCTGDLGASKKFFTELGFTINEQFSDDTTASVVISETIVVMVHTKEKYSQFTKKDIVDSTKTSEVLIALSAESREKVDELVEKAVAAGGSVSGETQDHGFMYGRAFDDVDGHTFEVVWMDPAAVQG; encoded by the coding sequence ATGTACCAGCAGATGATCTTCGTGAACCTGTGCACCGGCGACCTCGGCGCCTCGAAGAAGTTCTTCACGGAGCTGGGCTTCACGATCAACGAGCAGTTCAGCGACGACACGACCGCCTCGGTCGTGATCAGCGAGACCATCGTGGTGATGGTGCACACCAAGGAGAAGTACTCGCAGTTCACGAAGAAGGACATCGTGGACTCGACGAAGACCAGCGAGGTGCTGATCGCGCTGAGCGCCGAGAGCCGCGAGAAGGTCGACGAGCTGGTCGAGAAGGCGGTCGCGGCGGGCGGTTCCGTCTCGGGCGAGACGCAGGACCACGGCTTCATGTACGGCCGCGCCTTCGACGACGTGGACGGCCACACCTTCGAGGTCGTGTGGATGGACCCGGCGGCCGTCCAGGGCTGA
- a CDS encoding ABC transporter ATP-binding protein, translating into MEAPPDNDVLWAHTLHFQHDDGTPALCGVSLGVREGEILAIGGPRGSGKTTLLRCLSGLVPVRRGEVWFNSVPVHTMGPLTRERLRRDRFGWIDPAPSLVPELNVWENTALPLMLRGTSRRRAKTAALEWLERLDIGDSARKRPHQLVQAERQRVCIARALAPAPSVLFADEPTAPLHRADRAQVLRTLTTAARSHRITVVLATHDAETAALADRTVSLLDGRRVQTVHLPPVAEPREPEGRAACSLSV; encoded by the coding sequence ATGGAGGCCCCGCCGGACAACGACGTGCTCTGGGCACACACCCTGCACTTCCAGCACGACGACGGCACGCCCGCGCTCTGCGGCGTCTCGCTCGGCGTGCGCGAGGGCGAGATCCTCGCCATCGGCGGACCGCGCGGCAGCGGCAAGACGACCCTGCTGCGGTGCCTGTCCGGTCTGGTGCCCGTCCGGCGCGGCGAGGTCTGGTTCAACAGCGTGCCCGTGCACACCATGGGCCCCCTCACCCGCGAGCGGCTGCGCCGCGACCGGTTCGGCTGGATCGACCCGGCCCCCTCCCTGGTGCCGGAGCTCAACGTCTGGGAGAACACGGCCCTGCCGCTGATGCTGCGCGGCACGAGCAGGCGGCGCGCCAAGACCGCGGCCCTGGAGTGGCTGGAGCGTCTGGACATCGGCGACAGCGCCCGCAAACGGCCGCACCAACTGGTGCAGGCCGAGCGGCAGCGGGTCTGCATCGCCCGCGCCCTGGCCCCCGCGCCGTCGGTGCTGTTCGCCGACGAGCCCACGGCGCCCCTGCACCGCGCCGACCGCGCCCAGGTGCTGCGCACCCTCACCACTGCGGCCCGCTCCCACCGCATCACCGTCGTCCTGGCCACCCATGACGCGGAGACCGCGGCCCTCGCCGACCGCACGGTGTCCCTGCTGGACGGGCGGCGCGTGCAGACGGTGCACCTGCCGCCGGTCGCCGAGCCACGCGAGCCGGAAGGCCGGGCGGCGTGCTCGCTCTCCGTCTGA